Proteins from a genomic interval of Quercus robur chromosome 9, dhQueRobu3.1, whole genome shotgun sequence:
- the LOC126699248 gene encoding 12-oxophytodienoate reductase 2-like isoform X3, with amino-acid sequence MAAEAPTIPLLTPYKLGRFNLSHRVVMAPLTRLRSYGNVPQPQAILYYSQRTSKGGLLIAEATGVSDTARGYPDTPGIWTKEQVEAWKPIVDAVHAKGGIFFCQLWHVGRVSNQGFQPNGQAPISSTDKPLTPQANGTDNPEFTLPRRLRTEEIPQIVNDFRLAARNAIEAGFDGVEIHGAHGYLIDQFMKDQVNDRTDQYGGSLENRCRFALEIVEAVANEIGADMVGIRLSPFADYMESGDSNPEALGLYMAESLNKYGILYCHMVEPRMKTVEQKSESPHSLLPMRKAFKGHFFVAGGYDREDGNKAIVENRADLVVYGRLFLANPDLPKRFKLNAPLNKYNRDTFYISDPALGYTDYPFLEDTA; translated from the exons ATGGCTgctgaagctcccacaattccTCTTCTTACTCCTTACAAACTGGGCAGGTTCAATCTTTCCCATAG AGTTGTTATGGCACCATTGACCAGATTGAGATCTTATGGCAATGTTCCTCAGCCACAAGCTATCTTATATTATTCTCAAAGAACCTCCAAAGGTGGTCTACTAATAGCTGAAGCCACTGGAGTTTCTGACACTGCTCGAGG GTATCCAGACACACCTGGTATATGGACAAAAGAACAAGTTGAAGCATGGAAACCCATCGTAGATGCTGTTCATGCCAAAGgtggaattttcttttgtcaaCTTTGGCATGTGGGGAGGGTTTCAAATCAAG GTTTTCAGCCAAATGGTCAAGCTCCAATTTCTTCCACTGACAAGCCTTTGAcccctcaagctaatggaaCTGACAATCCAGAGTTCACTCTTCCAAGGCGACTGAGGACAGAGGAAATTCCTCAAATTGTCAATGATTTTAGACTTGCTGCAAGGAATGCAATTGAAGCTG GTTTTGATGGAGTTGAGATCCATGGGGCTCATGGTTACCTAATTGACCAGTTTATGAAGGATCAAGTGAATGATCGAACAGATCAATATGGTGGATCCCTTGAAAATCGTTGCCGGTTTGCTCTGGAAATAGTTGAAGCTGTTGCTAATGAGATAGGAGCAGACATGGTTGGAATAAGGCTATCTCCTTTTGCAGACTATATGGAATCTGGAGACTCAAATCCAGAAGCTTTGGGCCTTTACATGGCTGAATCCTTAAACAAATATGGGATTCTTTATTGCCACATGGTTGAGCCAAGAATGAAGACAGTTGAACAAAAAAGTGAAAGTCCCCATAGTCTTCTGCCAATGAGAAAGGCTTTTAAGGGTCACTTTTTTGTTGCTGGGGGTTATGATAGGGAAGATGGGAACAAAGCTATTGTTGAAAACCGTGCAGATCTTGTTGTTTATGGTCGTCTGTTTTTAGCCAATCCCGATTTGCCTAAGAGATTTAAGCTCAATGCGCCTCTCAACAAGTACAACAGAGACACATTCTACATCTCTGATCCTGCTCTTGGATACACTGATTATCCATTCCTTGAAGACACTGCTTAG
- the LOC126699838 gene encoding uncharacterized protein LOC126699838, whose amino-acid sequence MANGKPSRRSHKLCCGVTATFFVIFVIVIITLFFTIFKPKDPKISLYPEGIKNIDFSALTPNVTLSLGTVVAIENPNYGSFKYKNTTSYVTYHGEVVGEASIEQRYVTARHKLNITTSVELKAGKLLINPHLLSDFAGGSLNLTSTAVLPGKVIVLNIFKFHATVYNNCNISVFISPQTVESICKTKLKL is encoded by the coding sequence ATGGCTAATGGCAAACCTTCCCGTAGAAGTCATAAACTATGCTGTGGTGTTACAGCAACTTTCTTTGTTATCTTTGTCATTGTTATCATAACCTTGTTCTTTACCATCTTCAAGCCTAAAGACCCCAAAATTTCCCTCTACCCTGAAGGCATAAAAAACATTGACTTCTCAGCCTTAACACCTAATGTCACATTGTCATTAGGCACTGTTGTTGCAATTGAGAACCCAAACTATGGAAGCTTCAAGTACAAAAACACCACGTCTTATGTTACTTATCATGGGGAAGTTGTGGGTGAAGCTTCAATAGAGCAAAGATATGTGACTGCACGCCACAAGCTTAACATTACAACTTCTGTGGAGCTTAAGGCTGGTAAATTGCTAATCAATCCCCATTTATTATCTGATTTTGCTGGTGGGAGCTTGAATTTGACTTCAACAGCCGTGTTGCCTGGGAAAGTGATTGTGCTAAACATCTTCAAGTTCCATGCCACTGTTTATAACAATTGTAATATATCTGTTTTTATTAGTCCTCAGACAGTTGAGTCTATATGCAAGACCAAACTCAAGttataa